A single genomic interval of Cellvibrio sp. PSBB023 harbors:
- a CDS encoding DUF4156 domain-containing protein — protein MKKMSLLVVAMVALTSACTWVKVNEQGANVAVANAANVRSCEKVRTVNVKVKDNFVGSMKRDPNKVATELTNMARNEASAFGGDTIVPASLVNNGRQSFDVYKCN, from the coding sequence ATGAAAAAAATGTCTCTGTTAGTGGTTGCTATGGTTGCCTTGACCAGTGCCTGTACCTGGGTAAAAGTCAACGAACAAGGTGCCAACGTCGCGGTAGCCAACGCCGCCAACGTGCGCAGCTGTGAAAAAGTCCGCACCGTGAATGTGAAAGTGAAAGATAACTTTGTCGGCTCAATGAAGCGCGATCCCAATAAAGTGGCCACTGAATTGACCAATATGGCACGCAACGAAGCCAGCGCCTTCGGCGGCGACACCATTGTGCCTGCCAGCCTGGTGAACAATGGTCGCCAAAGCTTTGATGTGTACAAGTGCAACTGA